A region from the Brachyspira pilosicoli genome encodes:
- the trpB gene encoding tryptophan synthase subunit beta, with the protein MIKSENGFFGKFGGRFVDEKLENKLIELEDAFNFYIKDKDFLNELEELRSDFLGRPTPLMYAKNISESIGGAKIYVKLEGFAHTGAHKINNSIGQALLAKRMGKKKIIAETGAGQHGIATAAACAKLGLECSIYMGDIDVRRQQPNVASMELYGANVVSVKRGSRGLKDAVDAALEEWIKDLDDTHYLLGSAVGPSPYPDIVRTFQSIIGRELEKQIEEKKLKVKSMFACVGGGSNAIGFFEPFIEKANIELVAVEAGGIGTNIGENAVRMNNEYAKDHVAQGYKSKFILKENGEISDTMSISAGLDYPGIGPQLAYLGDIGRIKFLSATDMEAINAVREFAKHEGVIFALESAHAGAKAIEYAKKCSKDDVIIVNMSGRGDKDIFITSPIFRANRWKEFLQDELNRLENNIDIHNFK; encoded by the coding sequence ATGATAAAAAGTGAAAATGGTTTTTTCGGTAAGTTTGGCGGAAGATTTGTAGATGAGAAACTTGAAAATAAATTAATAGAATTAGAAGATGCTTTTAATTTTTATATAAAAGATAAAGATTTTTTAAATGAATTAGAAGAACTTAGAAGCGATTTTTTGGGAAGACCTACGCCATTAATGTATGCCAAAAATATATCTGAAAGTATAGGAGGAGCTAAGATATATGTAAAATTAGAAGGATTTGCTCATACTGGTGCACATAAAATTAATAATTCAATAGGGCAGGCATTATTAGCAAAGAGAATGGGAAAGAAAAAAATAATAGCAGAAACAGGAGCAGGTCAGCATGGTATTGCTACAGCGGCAGCTTGTGCTAAGTTGGGATTGGAATGCTCTATATATATGGGGGATATAGATGTACGCAGGCAGCAGCCTAATGTGGCATCTATGGAATTATATGGGGCTAATGTTGTATCTGTTAAAAGAGGCTCTAGAGGATTAAAAGATGCAGTTGATGCGGCTTTAGAAGAATGGATAAAAGATTTAGATGATACGCATTATTTACTTGGAAGTGCTGTGGGACCTAGCCCTTATCCGGATATAGTGAGAACTTTTCAATCTATAATAGGAAGAGAATTAGAGAAACAGATAGAAGAAAAGAAGTTAAAAGTAAAATCTATGTTTGCATGTGTTGGAGGCGGTTCTAATGCAATAGGTTTTTTTGAGCCATTTATAGAAAAAGCTAATATAGAATTGGTAGCAGTTGAGGCTGGAGGAATAGGTACAAATATTGGAGAGAATGCTGTAAGAATGAATAATGAATATGCCAAAGACCATGTTGCTCAGGGGTATAAAAGTAAGTTTATATTAAAAGAAAATGGTGAGATATCTGATACTATGTCTATATCGGCTGGACTTGATTATCCGGGGATTGGGCCGCAATTAGCATATTTGGGAGATATTGGAAGGATTAAATTTTTAAGTGCTACAGATATGGAGGCTATTAATGCAGTTAGAGAATTTGCTAAGCATGAGGGGGTTATATTTGCTTTAGAGAGTGCTCATGCGGGGGCTAAGGCTATAGAATATGCCAAAAAATGCTCAAAAGATGATGTTATAATAGTTAATATGTCTGGAAGAGGGGATAAAGATATTTTTATAACTTCTCCTATATTTAGAGCTAATAGATGGAAAGAGTTTTTACAAGATGAGTTAAACAGATTAGAAAATAATATTGATATACATAATTTTAAATAA
- a CDS encoding ROK family transcriptional regulator, translated as MVYKKSNNIDVKKINKNIIYKYILENKKVSKNNISISLNISMPTVWQNLKELLDCNLIQEVGEFESSGGRKAKAISIVENAKFAIGVDITKNHVSIVLVNLVGDVVKNIRLKKTFSYTKGYFLWFEKSIKDFILGIDMNSILGVGISIPAIIDKSGSYITSSHVLKLKDVPCNSFSEYIPFNCIFMNDANAAGFAESKYIENNAIYLSLSNSVGGAIILSKKLYTGDNVRAGEFGHAAIIPDGEKCYCGKRGCLDCYCKASLLSDLTNGKLNIFFDKLNKGDKKIIEVWDKYLYYLSIAVNNLRMNFDCDVVIGGYVGAYFLDYLNDFKDKVSKLNTFENNANYIRVCKHHFEGAALGAALVHIDSFIKSV; from the coding sequence ATGGTGTATAAAAAAAGTAATAACATAGATGTAAAAAAAATTAATAAAAATATAATATATAAATATATATTAGAAAATAAAAAAGTATCTAAAAATAATATTTCAATATCATTAAATATTAGTATGCCTACTGTTTGGCAAAATTTAAAGGAATTATTGGATTGTAATTTGATACAAGAAGTTGGGGAATTTGAATCAAGCGGAGGACGAAAGGCTAAGGCTATTTCAATTGTAGAAAATGCTAAATTTGCCATAGGAGTTGATATAACAAAAAACCATGTAAGTATAGTTTTAGTTAATTTAGTTGGAGATGTAGTAAAAAACATAAGATTAAAAAAAACATTTAGCTATACTAAAGGATATTTTTTATGGTTCGAGAAATCTATCAAAGATTTTATTCTTGGTATTGATATGAATTCAATTTTGGGAGTTGGTATATCAATACCCGCAATTATAGATAAATCTGGAAGTTATATAACTTCATCTCATGTATTAAAACTTAAAGATGTACCATGCAATAGTTTTAGTGAATATATACCTTTTAATTGCATATTTATGAATGATGCTAATGCTGCTGGATTTGCTGAATCCAAGTATATAGAAAATAATGCTATTTACTTATCATTAAGTAATAGTGTTGGCGGGGCTATAATATTATCAAAGAAGCTGTATACTGGTGATAATGTAAGGGCTGGAGAGTTTGGTCATGCTGCGATTATTCCTGATGGGGAAAAGTGTTATTGCGGCAAAAGAGGATGTTTAGATTGCTATTGTAAGGCTAGTTTATTATCTGATTTAACTAATGGTAAATTAAATATTTTTTTTGATAAGTTAAATAAGGGCGATAAGAAAATTATAGAGGTTTGGGATAAGTATTTATATTATTTATCAATAGCGGTTAATAATTTGAGAATGAATTTTGATTGTGATGTAGTTATAGGCGGATATGTTGGAGCTTATTTTTTAGATTATCTTAATGATTTTAAAGATAAAGTTTCAAAGTTAAATACTTTTGAAAATAATGCCAATTATATAAGAGTTTGTAAACATCATTTTGAGGGGGCGGCTTTAGGGGCGGCTTTAGTGCATATTGACTCGTTTATAAAATCTGTTTAA